From one Bordetella genomosp. 9 genomic stretch:
- a CDS encoding LysR family transcriptional regulator: MAGQARPGAALSLRQIEVFHAVMLTGSLSEAGRMLFVTQPAVSRILASAENRLRYPLFVRVKGRLQPTPEARRLFAECERIFDHVGRFNALATGLGAGATGTLSLVSSPSFSEWLIPRTIQRFREKYPGTTIRYRPLAFDMLLPHILLGHADFGIASMSPPANANVAAEEIGEGWLGCAIPHGHPLASRMRIHAEDLRGHLLIGYEAETPFGRLAARFMNSGDSPLQPDIEIRATPEALALVRQGVGVALIESFGYHPNFQRDFVLRPTDPVLPHKIQLLHAANSPLSTTARRFATALRQVIREAPTAAP, encoded by the coding sequence ATGGCCGGACAAGCTCGCCCCGGTGCCGCGCTGAGCCTGCGGCAGATCGAGGTTTTTCACGCGGTGATGCTGACCGGCTCGCTGAGCGAGGCGGGACGCATGCTGTTCGTCACGCAGCCCGCCGTCAGCCGCATCCTGGCATCCGCCGAGAACCGCTTGCGGTATCCCCTGTTCGTGCGCGTGAAGGGGCGCCTGCAACCGACGCCGGAAGCGCGACGCCTGTTCGCGGAATGCGAGCGCATCTTCGACCACGTCGGGCGCTTCAACGCCCTGGCCACGGGCCTGGGGGCGGGGGCGACGGGCACGCTGAGCCTGGTGAGCAGTCCCAGCTTCAGCGAGTGGCTGATTCCTCGCACCATCCAGCGGTTTCGAGAGAAGTATCCCGGCACGACGATACGCTACCGGCCGCTGGCCTTCGACATGCTGTTGCCGCACATCCTCCTGGGCCATGCGGACTTCGGCATCGCATCCATGTCGCCGCCCGCGAACGCCAACGTCGCCGCCGAAGAGATCGGCGAAGGCTGGCTGGGCTGTGCGATCCCGCACGGCCATCCGCTGGCGTCGCGCATGCGCATACACGCCGAGGACCTGCGCGGGCATCTATTGATCGGCTACGAAGCCGAGACACCCTTCGGCCGCCTGGCCGCGCGCTTCATGAATTCGGGCGACAGCCCCTTGCAACCCGACATCGAAATCCGCGCCACGCCCGAAGCCCTGGCGCTGGTCCGGCAGGGCGTGGGCGTCGCGTTGATCGAGTCCTTCGGGTATCACCCGAACTTCCAGCGCGACTTCGTGCTGCGCCCCACGGATCCCGTGCTGCCGCACAAGATCCAACTGCTTCATGCGGCCAACAGTCCGCTGTCCACCACCGCCCGCCGCTTCGCCACGGCCTTGCGGCAGGTCATCAGGGAAGCGCCGACGGCGGCGCCCTGA